From Triticum aestivum cultivar Chinese Spring chromosome 4A, IWGSC CS RefSeq v2.1, whole genome shotgun sequence, a single genomic window includes:
- the LOC123085473 gene encoding organelle RRM domain-containing protein 2, mitochondrial: MALSSSASTLLRRLLGSTPLSSSRSSVLRAAFCSSSSSGPSPTLPPPSTISGDDTEVANVPPLTTPKLFVSGLSRLTTDEKLKSAFAPFGQLLEVKVITDRVSGRSKGFGFVRYASLQEAETARQEMNAKFLDGWVIFVDPAKQREQKPAPQPDTASSHTGFTINKTVGWCG; encoded by the exons ATGGCCCTCTCCTCGTCTGCCTCCACACTGCTCCGCCGCCTCCTCGGATCCACCCCCCTCTCATCCTCCCGCTCCTCTGTACTTCGCGCCgccttctgctcctcctcctcctcgggcccCTCCCCCACCTTGCCACCTCCGTCGACCATCTCCGGCGATGACACCGAGGTCGCCAACGTACCGCCGCTCACCACCCCCAAGCTCTTCGTCAGCG GCCTTTCAAGGCTAACGACAGATGAGAAGCTCAAGAGCGCGTTTGCTCCCTTCGGACAGCTTCTTGAAG TGAAAGTCATAACAGATAGAGTTTCTGGGAGATCAAAGGGCTTTGGTTTTGTAAGGTACGCGAGTTTACAAGAAGCTGAGACCGCACGGCAGGAAATGAATGCCAAGTTTCTGGATGGATGGGTCATTTTTGTCGACCCTGCAAAACAAAGGGAGCAGAAGCCTGCTCCTCAGCCGGATACTGCTTCCTCCCACACCGGCTTCACGATAAATAAAACTGTAGGATGGTGTGGTTAG